From the genome of Aliarcobacter lanthieri:
AAATGCTCTATTTACCATCTCTTGATAGTGTGTTTCTGCTGGTACTAATATTCCATCTATATTGCCACCTGTCATAATATGGATTGTATATTTTATCAAATACTCCCAATCCATAATCATCATAAAGCCAACAAAAACTCCTCCTACTATTGACAGTCCTAGAAGAGTAAAAATATATGCTTTATTCCTTTGAAAAAACGAGCTATTTCCCATATTTTATCCTACCATCCATATGAATCAGTTGCAATACCTTTACCTTTATGTGTTGCTCTATATGTTTTTATTAAAGCTACTTCATTTGCATCTCCTACAAGCAGTGCTTTAGTCGAACACATTGAAGCACACATTGGTACTTTACCTTCACTAATTCTATTCTGTCCATATTTATGAAACTCTTCAGGAGAATTTGTCTCTTCTGGACCTCCTGCACACATTGTACATTTATCCATCTTCCCTTTTGTACCAAATGCTCCATTCTTTGGAAATTGTGGTGCACCAAAAGGACAAGCAAAAAGACAATATCCGCAACCTATACATT
Proteins encoded in this window:
- the fdh3B gene encoding formate dehydrogenase FDH3 subunit beta, with product MSSNVDFSRMKFYCDELLCIHCNGCVVACKEAHEVPVGVNRRKVVTINEGVIGQEFSLSMACMHCADAPCQQVCPTDCFYIRTDGIVLHDKDKCIGCGYCLFACPFGAPQFPKNGAFGTKGKMDKCTMCAGGPEETNSPEEFHKYGQNRISEGKVPMCASMCSTKALLVGDANEVALIKTYRATHKGKGIATDSYGW